In Spirochaeta lutea, a single genomic region encodes these proteins:
- a CDS encoding LacI family DNA-binding transcriptional regulator, with translation MERSFSPLFLNEPAPAPLFRDDSSAPGRRTRGKPVVSWAMAQRITISEIARLAGVTKGTVSKVLNGRSDVGEETRERVMAIVRRVDYHPSSAAQSLASRRSNCIGLLLPLDPDHPLDESYWAELIAATVHRSAEAGYSIILLSPRRGSDTGPIYEQALRSRQVDGIIVIAELLDPRGARLLLESEIPFVTLGRTQSFEHYRVDTDNRESGRMAARHLAASGCRIPGIITGPRGLGYNQERLDGFMDILGPKCLQAESRDYQTSSIRKAMASLFGGDSHAPGQIPDGLYISAGGNLMFKSLAWLREHGHLNHPGTLTRTDHPHGSESRPEASGIPALETLVVNDDYEYLDFFYPPMAAIRQPVEALGSQAVDMLLSLLEGRPPEQPHRLVPGSLNIR, from the coding sequence ATGGAACGCAGCTTCTCCCCGCTGTTCCTGAACGAGCCCGCCCCGGCGCCCCTATTCCGGGACGATTCCTCCGCCCCGGGGCGTAGAACCCGGGGAAAACCCGTGGTATCATGGGCCATGGCTCAGCGAATTACCATCAGCGAGATTGCCCGACTGGCCGGGGTTACCAAGGGAACGGTTTCCAAGGTACTCAACGGCCGGTCCGATGTGGGAGAAGAGACCAGGGAACGGGTTATGGCAATTGTTCGGCGCGTGGATTACCATCCGAGTTCGGCGGCGCAGTCCCTGGCATCCCGGCGCTCCAACTGCATCGGTCTGCTCCTGCCCCTGGATCCCGACCACCCCCTGGATGAGAGCTACTGGGCGGAGCTCATCGCCGCCACGGTGCACCGCTCGGCGGAGGCAGGGTATTCCATTATCCTCCTGAGCCCCCGCCGGGGCAGCGATACCGGCCCGATCTACGAGCAGGCCCTGCGGTCCCGGCAGGTTGACGGCATCATCGTCATTGCCGAGCTCCTGGATCCCCGGGGAGCCCGGCTGCTCCTGGAATCGGAAATTCCCTTCGTTACCCTGGGGCGCACCCAATCCTTTGAACATTACCGGGTTGATACCGACAACCGAGAAAGCGGCAGAATGGCTGCCCGTCATCTGGCTGCCTCGGGGTGCCGGATCCCGGGCATCATTACCGGCCCCCGGGGGTTGGGGTACAACCAGGAGCGTCTGGATGGATTCATGGACATCCTCGGCCCGAAATGTCTCCAGGCGGAGTCCAGGGATTACCAGACTTCCAGCATCCGGAAGGCCATGGCCTCTCTCTTTGGGGGTGATTCCCATGCCCCCGGGCAGATTCCCGACGGGCTGTACATCTCTGCCGGAGGGAATCTCATGTTCAAGTCTCTGGCCTGGCTCAGGGAGCACGGGCATTTGAATCACCCTGGAACCCTGACCCGCACCGACCATCCCCACGGTTCCGAAAGCCGCCCCGAAGCCTCCGGAATTCCAGCCTTGGAGACCCTGGTAGTGAACGACGACTACGAGTACCTGGACTTTTTCTACCCCCCCATGGCGGCCATCCGTCAGCCCGTGGAGGCCCTGGGATCCCAGGCAGTGGATATGCTTCTATCCCTCCTGGAAGGTCGGCCCCCCGAACAGCCCCACCGGCTGGTCCCGGGAAGTCTAAATATCCGTTGA
- a CDS encoding YkgJ family cysteine cluster protein — MTEQLNPFGGPAGAQTASRNPVKLVGNTDFSKSPCSSCGGAPCCRHLPLAELRVDTREDLERLAGLSAFQGILPALREDGNWWLFLRRDCRFLTSTTGMCSIHNTPEQPRICSTYSPYTCWYRRAFPSLGTLPRTPEPGPIGANTTMIQFNPERLEWLIQAIGYSGPEQSIQKVPGWDDMIRIMEQIPLLPAPALEQPAALPTLPLDSTGQNLPPILVVPPGRPSNRRHLDLIRFRLGFPGMAFIGQGDSWAFCLPLDLSAGISSQLGRKILTNLHSGYLDTAIEKLPALTRNLLYRPDLQVITGSTLHLLDQFFPEPEPNPQDPMIKTPA, encoded by the coding sequence ATGACAGAACAATTAAATCCCTTCGGAGGGCCTGCAGGGGCCCAAACGGCGAGTCGAAACCCTGTGAAGCTGGTGGGAAATACCGATTTCAGCAAGTCTCCCTGTTCCTCCTGCGGCGGAGCCCCATGCTGCCGCCATCTGCCCCTGGCAGAATTGCGTGTTGATACCCGGGAAGACCTTGAACGCCTGGCAGGGTTGTCAGCCTTCCAGGGGATCCTACCCGCCCTCAGGGAAGACGGAAACTGGTGGCTCTTCCTCCGCCGGGATTGTCGGTTTTTAACCAGCACCACCGGAATGTGCTCCATTCATAATACCCCGGAGCAGCCGCGCATTTGCAGCACCTACAGCCCCTATACCTGCTGGTACCGCCGGGCATTTCCCTCCCTCGGCACCCTGCCCCGGACGCCTGAACCCGGGCCCATCGGTGCCAATACCACTATGATCCAGTTCAACCCGGAACGTCTGGAGTGGCTCATCCAAGCGATCGGCTATTCCGGACCGGAACAATCTATTCAGAAGGTTCCCGGCTGGGATGATATGATACGAATTATGGAGCAGATTCCCTTGCTACCGGCCCCAGCCCTGGAGCAACCCGCAGCCCTGCCAACCCTTCCCCTGGACAGCACCGGGCAGAATCTACCACCCATCCTTGTAGTGCCCCCCGGCCGTCCGTCGAACCGCCGACACCTTGATCTGATCCGATTCCGGTTAGGTTTTCCGGGGATGGCATTTATCGGCCAGGGCGATTCCTGGGCCTTCTGCTTACCCCTGGACCTTTCTGCCGGTATTTCCTCCCAGCTGGGCCGGAAAATCCTCACCAACCTTCATAGCGGCTACCTGGATACAGCCATCGAGAAACTCCCCGCCCTGACCCGCAACCTGCTCTACCGCCCGGATCTGCAGGTAATTACCGGCAGCACCCTCCACCTCCTTGATCAGTTCTTCCCCGAGCCCGAGCCGAATCCCCAGGACCCGATGATCAAAACCCCGGCCTAA
- a CDS encoding AGE family epimerase/isomerase produces MGNDYDAQVLRWMADAARKELDENILPYWNRYAVDRHNGGFFGLIDGQNKGDPGHAKGLVAHARFLWTYAAGARTRDTRWLETAEYAETYLDRWFWDTEHGGFFWSVRGDGSEPVVSKKQIYGQAFALYGYSELLRNPEFGGPGREPQELPRTRPAEGPGRNAEVRTGENARGHQEPPSGASQSREPGGLSRLPEEQRIQDIRRRCGEIFRLLETYGRDGVHGGYREACEADWSPAKDRRLSPVDMDCEKSMNTNLHVLEAYTNYYRIEPTPPVAEALGSLIRTIAQRVVQGDHQGLFFTEDWSRLDRAVSYGHDIETSWLLMEAAEVLGDSNLRGVASEVGRRMAAAVYHRGLDHAGWWLANEHHDPDKPETRDTTRIWWVQAEGAVGFLNAYQATGNLDYLRAAEGVWRYCLEHQRAENGEWHWALDDQDRPDLTREKGGLWKTPYHNGRACMEILERSRALLASIEEKS; encoded by the coding sequence GTGGGAAACGATTACGATGCCCAGGTGCTCAGGTGGATGGCCGACGCGGCCCGGAAGGAGCTGGATGAGAATATCCTTCCGTACTGGAACCGCTACGCCGTGGATCGGCATAACGGAGGGTTTTTCGGGCTCATCGATGGTCAGAACAAGGGCGATCCCGGGCATGCCAAGGGGCTGGTAGCCCATGCCAGGTTTCTCTGGACCTACGCTGCAGGGGCCCGCACTCGGGACACCCGGTGGCTGGAAACCGCTGAGTACGCCGAAACCTACCTGGACCGCTGGTTCTGGGATACCGAGCACGGGGGGTTCTTTTGGTCAGTACGGGGGGACGGCTCGGAACCGGTGGTTTCTAAAAAACAGATCTACGGCCAGGCCTTTGCCCTCTACGGCTACAGCGAGCTTCTGCGGAATCCTGAGTTCGGCGGTCCCGGGCGGGAACCCCAGGAGCTCCCCCGGACTCGCCCCGCCGAAGGACCGGGCCGGAATGCTGAGGTTCGTACCGGAGAGAATGCCCGGGGCCACCAAGAACCCCCATCTGGCGCTTCCCAGTCCCGGGAACCGGGGGGACTCAGCCGGCTCCCCGAGGAGCAGCGAATCCAGGACATCCGCCGGCGCTGCGGAGAAATCTTCCGGCTGCTGGAGACCTACGGGAGGGACGGGGTGCACGGGGGGTACCGGGAGGCCTGCGAAGCCGACTGGAGCCCCGCCAAGGACCGCCGGCTGTCCCCGGTGGACATGGACTGTGAGAAGAGCATGAATACCAATCTCCACGTCCTGGAAGCCTACACCAACTACTACCGGATTGAGCCCACCCCACCCGTGGCCGAGGCCCTGGGCTCCCTGATCCGGACTATTGCCCAGCGGGTCGTTCAGGGTGACCACCAGGGGCTGTTTTTTACCGAGGACTGGTCGCGCCTGGACCGGGCGGTGAGCTACGGCCACGATATCGAGACCAGCTGGCTGCTTATGGAGGCTGCAGAGGTCCTGGGTGATTCCAATCTCCGGGGGGTAGCCTCCGAGGTTGGCCGGCGTATGGCTGCGGCGGTGTACCATCGCGGACTGGATCATGCCGGTTGGTGGCTCGCCAATGAACATCACGATCCGGATAAGCCCGAAACCCGGGATACGACCCGGATTTGGTGGGTCCAAGCCGAGGGGGCTGTGGGGTTTCTCAATGCCTACCAGGCCACCGGGAATCTGGACTATCTGCGGGCAGCCGAGGGCGTCTGGCGGTACTGCCTGGAGCACCAGCGCGCCGAGAACGGCGAATGGCATTGGGCCCTGGATGACCAGGACCGGCCGGACCTTACCCGGGAGAAGGGCGGTCTCTGGAAGACCCCCTACCATAACGGCCGAGCCTGCATGGAAATACTAGAACGAAGCCGGGCGCTCCTGGCTTCCATAGAGGAGAAGTCCTAA
- a CDS encoding ABC transporter permease: MAAGKGIITKRILAYLAVAATIAGVWQGAAGLFPSFLLPGIPQVFARLGTILSSREFAEALGISLARLGSAYLTAALSGTLLGLASGILPWLRTYLRALVSVLQSVPPITWVPLLVITMGFGDGPIIVVVTLASFYPMVQSVMSAAEQVEPLHIRVARALGAGKLRVLTSIYLPEVFPSIITGAQISFGNAWRALVAAEMVAGVGIGLGWSITFAGEIADMSGVLAHIVVIGVFAALMDQVVLELLKRRLLLWRYAQHE, encoded by the coding sequence ATGGCAGCAGGCAAGGGAATAATCACCAAACGGATCCTGGCCTACCTCGCTGTGGCCGCGACCATCGCAGGAGTTTGGCAGGGGGCTGCGGGACTCTTTCCCAGCTTCTTGCTGCCGGGGATACCCCAGGTATTTGCACGCCTGGGGACGATCCTTTCGAGCCGGGAATTTGCCGAGGCCCTGGGAATCAGCCTGGCCCGGCTGGGTAGCGCATACCTGACTGCAGCCCTGTCGGGAACCCTTTTGGGTCTGGCCTCGGGAATTCTCCCCTGGCTGCGGACGTACCTTCGGGCTCTGGTGTCGGTTCTGCAATCTGTGCCTCCCATAACCTGGGTACCCCTCTTGGTTATAACCATGGGATTCGGTGACGGCCCCATCATTGTCGTAGTTACCCTGGCCAGTTTTTATCCCATGGTCCAAAGCGTGATGAGCGCCGCGGAGCAGGTTGAGCCCCTGCATATCCGGGTGGCCCGGGCACTGGGGGCGGGAAAACTCCGGGTCCTGACAAGCATCTACCTGCCCGAGGTCTTTCCGTCCATCATCACCGGTGCGCAGATCAGCTTCGGCAATGCCTGGCGCGCCCTGGTTGCGGCGGAGATGGTCGCCGGGGTGGGTATCGGCCTGGGGTGGTCCATCACCTTTGCAGGGGAGATTGCCGATATGTCCGGTGTTTTGGCCCACATTGTGGTGATCGGGGTGTTTGCCGCCCTCATGGACCAGGTGGTCTTGGAACTACTGAAACGCAGACTATTGCTTTGGAGGTACGCTCAACATGAATAG
- a CDS encoding glycoside hydrolase family 130 protein translates to MMTREEWNNRLAALRAEFEAGVNRPNKALLPGNGIYERFQHPVVTADSVPLEWRYDLRYETNPYLMQRLGINAVFNAGAILWKGRYRLVCRVEGWDRKSFFAVAESPTGTDTFTFIGEPLLFDPPGNAEQETNAYDMRLTQHEDGWIYGIYCAERKDPGAAPGDTSSATATAAILRTKDMESWERLPDLITPSPQQRNVVLHPEFVQGRYLLYTRPQDGFIETGSGGGICWGLTDTMEGAVIAEERLLDPRVYHTIKESKNGAGAPPLKTPQGWVHLVHGVRNTAAGLRYVVYAFMTALDDPTRVIARPGGYLLAPEQDERVGDVSNVVFINGAVAEPSGRVLLYYASSDTRMHVAETSLERLVDYCLNTPEDGVTSRGSVLQRIELIRANR, encoded by the coding sequence ATGATGACAAGAGAAGAATGGAATAACCGGCTTGCCGCCCTACGGGCGGAATTTGAGGCCGGGGTGAACCGTCCCAACAAAGCACTTCTGCCCGGGAACGGGATTTATGAGCGCTTTCAACACCCCGTGGTAACCGCAGATTCCGTACCCCTAGAGTGGCGCTACGATTTGCGGTATGAGACCAATCCGTATCTCATGCAGCGCCTGGGAATTAACGCGGTGTTTAACGCCGGCGCTATCCTCTGGAAGGGCAGGTACCGCCTGGTCTGCCGGGTAGAGGGCTGGGATCGCAAGAGCTTCTTCGCGGTAGCGGAGAGCCCTACCGGTACGGACACCTTTACATTTATCGGAGAACCCCTGCTCTTTGACCCCCCCGGGAATGCTGAGCAGGAAACCAACGCCTACGATATGCGACTGACCCAGCATGAGGACGGTTGGATCTACGGCATATACTGCGCCGAGAGGAAGGACCCCGGGGCGGCCCCGGGGGATACCAGCAGCGCCACCGCTACCGCCGCAATCCTACGAACCAAGGATATGGAATCCTGGGAACGTCTGCCCGATCTGATTACCCCCAGCCCCCAGCAGCGTAACGTCGTATTGCACCCCGAATTTGTTCAGGGCCGGTACCTACTCTACACCCGGCCCCAGGACGGATTCATCGAGACCGGCTCCGGGGGCGGGATCTGCTGGGGGTTGACCGACACCATGGAGGGTGCCGTCATAGCCGAAGAACGGCTCCTGGATCCACGGGTCTACCACACCATCAAGGAGAGCAAAAACGGGGCCGGAGCCCCGCCCCTAAAGACCCCCCAGGGCTGGGTTCACCTTGTCCACGGGGTGCGAAACACCGCGGCAGGCCTCCGGTATGTGGTCTACGCCTTCATGACCGCCCTGGACGACCCCACCCGGGTCATCGCTCGCCCGGGTGGGTACCTCCTAGCGCCGGAGCAGGACGAGCGGGTGGGTGATGTATCCAATGTCGTATTTATTAACGGCGCCGTCGCCGAGCCCTCCGGCCGGGTTCTGCTCTACTATGCATCCAGCGATACCCGGATGCATGTGGCCGAGACCTCCCTGGAACGCCTGGTGGACTACTGTCTGAACACTCCCGAAGACGGGGTCACCAGCCGGGGTTCGGTTCTTCAGCGTATAGAACTCATCCGGGCGAATCGCTAA
- a CDS encoding ABC transporter ATP-binding protein → MNSQEIEVPRGSIRVEGISKVYGDLNVLEPLSFSVQPGQLVALLGPSGCGKSTLLSMVAGLTPASGGRCRLSGRTMMVFQQDGLLPWRRIRKNVELGLEYRGLPRKERSTRAAQALTRVGLTGFESYFPGQLSGGMRQRAALARALVMDPDILLMDEPFGALDAITRMRMQQDLLTLWEEEGKTILLVTHDVDEALILADRILVLAPRPGRITLDTPVLLDRPREPGSGAYAELRHQLLSALGLRTEHWAPSI, encoded by the coding sequence ATGAATAGCCAAGAAATCGAAGTCCCCCGGGGCAGCATCCGGGTGGAGGGTATCTCTAAGGTTTATGGTGATTTGAATGTCCTGGAACCACTCTCATTTTCAGTACAACCCGGACAGCTGGTCGCCCTCCTGGGCCCCTCAGGATGCGGAAAAAGCACCTTGCTATCCATGGTTGCAGGCTTGACCCCAGCCAGCGGGGGACGGTGTCGTTTATCCGGCAGAACAATGATGGTCTTTCAACAGGATGGGCTTCTCCCTTGGCGCCGGATTCGAAAAAATGTGGAACTCGGCCTGGAATACCGCGGCCTACCCCGGAAGGAACGCAGCACCCGGGCGGCCCAGGCCCTAACCCGGGTCGGACTAACAGGCTTTGAATCCTACTTTCCCGGACAGCTTTCCGGGGGCATGCGTCAGCGGGCCGCCCTGGCCCGCGCCCTGGTAATGGATCCGGATATCTTGTTGATGGACGAACCCTTCGGTGCCCTGGATGCCATAACCCGGATGCGGATGCAGCAGGATCTCCTTACACTCTGGGAGGAAGAAGGCAAAACCATCCTCCTGGTAACCCACGATGTGGACGAGGCCCTGATCCTAGCGGATAGAATCCTGGTATTGGCACCCAGGCCGGGCCGTATCACCCTGGATACCCCGGTTCTCCTGGACCGCCCCCGGGAGCCCGGAAGCGGTGCCTACGCCGAGCTTCGCCACCAGCTGCTATCCGCCCTGGGTCTCAGGACCGAACACTGGGCACCCTCAATATAG
- a CDS encoding amidase — MITQNTMHTTLQALKEQRITCQELTATCFQQIETVNPAINSIVTLNYREAMAAAKISDERIKKGNPRLLEGIPITIKDHFATKNLRTTNSMKSFAQQVPDFDATVVARLRKEGAVILGKTNLPFMAMDFQANSPIFGVTNNPWDVTRTSGGSTAGAAAVASNMSFLEVGSDLAGSIRIPAHFCGVYGLRPTDYAVSRYGLHPGGPKTGFRPPRNMAVPGLVARSLEDLTLGVSIISGPDAFQPELGYLLPPEQSKLKFLWTDSWPGIEVDDGYKRSIRDFIRRCEHTGITMVQVSELPMDVFECYKVFGALLSLELMNLPLFLRMLVKLQNKRVNGFSLMNTQVSTSRKTFDTWMIKRESLMARLEAFLAEYDGFICPVTATAAPKHLDPGKSPTLLHDPMKIVTMNGNSVLYGQAMAGFTVPFSVTGSPVVSLPIGLVEERLPVGVQVVGRRFHDLSLLQACNELERHTGSTMPIMEKFFG; from the coding sequence ATGATTACACAAAACACTATGCATACAACCCTTCAGGCTCTTAAAGAGCAACGGATTACCTGCCAGGAGCTGACAGCAACATGCTTTCAGCAGATTGAAACGGTTAACCCCGCAATTAACAGCATTGTTACCCTCAACTATAGGGAAGCAATGGCCGCGGCAAAGATCTCGGATGAACGTATCAAAAAGGGAAATCCCCGGCTTCTTGAGGGCATTCCAATTACCATCAAGGACCACTTTGCCACAAAAAACCTCCGGACCACCAACAGCATGAAAAGCTTTGCGCAACAGGTTCCGGATTTTGATGCCACGGTGGTGGCCCGCTTACGGAAGGAGGGGGCGGTTATTCTTGGCAAGACAAACCTACCCTTTATGGCCATGGATTTCCAAGCAAACAGTCCCATCTTCGGAGTAACGAATAATCCTTGGGATGTAACGCGGACATCCGGGGGAAGTACTGCCGGGGCTGCTGCAGTAGCGTCCAACATGAGCTTCCTCGAGGTTGGGAGTGATTTAGCTGGTTCCATTAGAATTCCAGCTCATTTTTGCGGTGTTTACGGGTTACGCCCGACTGATTATGCGGTTTCTCGATACGGTCTACACCCAGGAGGACCAAAAACAGGGTTCCGTCCCCCCAGAAACATGGCGGTTCCGGGGCTTGTGGCCAGATCCCTCGAGGATCTCACCCTGGGGGTATCGATCATTTCCGGACCCGATGCCTTTCAACCCGAGCTGGGATATCTCCTCCCCCCCGAACAGAGCAAGCTCAAATTCCTTTGGACAGACTCATGGCCGGGCATTGAGGTTGATGATGGCTATAAACGTTCTATTAGGGATTTTATCCGCCGCTGTGAGCACACCGGTATTACTATGGTACAGGTGAGTGAACTCCCGATGGATGTTTTTGAATGTTATAAGGTGTTCGGGGCACTGCTGAGCCTTGAATTGATGAACCTTCCCCTGTTCCTGAGGATGTTGGTTAAGTTGCAAAATAAAAGGGTAAACGGTTTTTCCCTCATGAATACCCAGGTTTCTACCAGCCGAAAGACCTTCGATACCTGGATGATAAAACGGGAAAGTCTTATGGCCAGACTTGAGGCTTTTCTCGCAGAATATGATGGTTTCATCTGTCCGGTTACCGCAACTGCGGCACCGAAACATCTTGACCCGGGAAAATCTCCAACCCTATTACATGACCCGATGAAAATAGTTACAATGAACGGTAATTCCGTTCTATATGGTCAAGCCATGGCAGGGTTCACCGTGCCCTTTAGTGTAACGGGCAGTCCGGTTGTTTCGCTTCCCATCGGGCTTGTAGAGGAACGGCTTCCCGTTGGGGTACAGGTGGTGGGTCGGCGATTTCATGACTTATCACTTCTTCAAGCCTGTAATGAACTAGAACGCCACACAGGATCTACTATGCCGATAATGGAGAAATTCTTTGGCTAA
- a CDS encoding ABC transporter substrate-binding protein: MIKGLRFLFVLVVILGIVGPVTAETPERTVIGYVNVMDDAPVHVAYEAGLYAQYGLDVELVRFSSGTDLIKGIVTGSLDVGVLGFTNALSWASRGADLKIIGGAQRGYHSILVRKDRGITGVSGLRGRSLASQKQGSTADVVLSNVVLPDADLTKRDLTMRYVSPAVAVQSLVAGGVDAAFLFEPYARIAQYTAPVEEIYEIGDHWPFPCMVVITSGETWRQDRSRLEAVLEAQKDAIEILTDNPQQAARLISHYFIQGDTLDTPQGPIPAVQVIEEAVRANTFNWQLTAQDIDRIYQVEGIMRRENLLSGAVNLDEILDLSWQQARE; encoded by the coding sequence ATGATAAAAGGTCTCAGATTTTTGTTCGTACTGGTAGTCATCCTGGGTATTGTCGGTCCTGTAACGGCAGAAACCCCCGAGCGTACCGTCATCGGGTATGTGAATGTCATGGATGATGCACCGGTTCATGTAGCCTACGAGGCAGGCCTCTATGCCCAGTACGGTCTGGATGTAGAATTGGTGCGGTTTTCCAGCGGAACCGATCTGATAAAGGGCATCGTTACCGGGAGCCTGGATGTTGGTGTACTAGGCTTTACCAATGCCCTGAGTTGGGCCTCCCGGGGAGCGGACCTGAAGATCATTGGGGGTGCTCAGCGGGGCTACCACTCCATCCTGGTGCGAAAGGACCGGGGAATAACCGGGGTTTCCGGCCTGCGGGGCCGGAGTTTAGCATCCCAGAAGCAGGGATCAACGGCTGATGTGGTTCTCTCCAATGTTGTACTACCCGATGCCGATCTGACTAAACGGGATTTGACCATGCGCTATGTCTCCCCTGCTGTAGCAGTGCAATCCCTGGTAGCCGGCGGGGTTGATGCCGCCTTCTTGTTTGAACCTTACGCCCGAATAGCCCAGTACACCGCTCCGGTGGAAGAAATCTATGAGATCGGTGATCACTGGCCCTTTCCCTGTATGGTAGTCATAACCAGCGGCGAAACCTGGCGGCAGGACCGAAGCCGTCTTGAGGCGGTACTAGAAGCGCAGAAGGACGCTATCGAAATTCTGACCGACAACCCCCAACAGGCCGCCCGGTTGATCTCCCACTACTTCATCCAAGGCGATACCCTGGATACCCCCCAGGGACCCATTCCGGCAGTCCAGGTCATCGAGGAAGCCGTCCGTGCCAACACCTTCAACTGGCAGCTGACTGCCCAGGATATCGACCGGATATACCAGGTCGAGGGCATTATGCGCCGGGAGAACCTGTTATCCGGCGCGGTAAATCTGGATGAAATCCTGGATCTATCATGGCAGCAGGCAAGGGAATAA
- a CDS encoding AraC family transcriptional regulator, with product MANPGTYEGNIQQALHYIEERLFSSLTLDEIADKAHMSSFHFHRMFQFVIGDTVKDYITKRRLSELKDEVLNSNINILEIALRCRYNSHEAFTRSFKRCFGISPKAARKNSIILPEYPPFEGRVFTENFSIAPVSGPRFIENPGITLMGISADVELSGYRVSRDIMNIWKLFFSKLPRKTGPSRFYGCCRMEGKTKIHEGEVFNYFAGVDTNEVSDPPNLYTEKTIPPHRYAVFTYHGPVRRIRDAHKFIYANWLPSSNAQIADDFSFECYTKESRPKELDSYSEIWVPVTCHEASMLHG from the coding sequence TTGGCTAATCCGGGAACCTATGAGGGAAATATTCAACAGGCCCTCCACTACATAGAGGAACGGCTGTTCTCCTCCCTCACCTTGGATGAGATTGCAGACAAAGCACATATGTCGAGCTTCCATTTCCACCGGATGTTTCAGTTTGTAATCGGGGATACTGTAAAGGACTATATCACCAAGCGGCGGCTATCCGAATTGAAGGATGAGGTTCTCAACTCAAACATCAACATTCTGGAAATCGCGCTACGGTGCAGATACAACAGCCATGAAGCCTTCACCAGGTCTTTTAAACGCTGTTTTGGCATATCTCCAAAGGCCGCGCGAAAGAACAGCATCATCCTACCGGAATACCCTCCCTTCGAAGGGAGGGTCTTTACCGAAAATTTTAGCATTGCGCCTGTCTCGGGTCCTCGTTTTATCGAAAATCCGGGTATCACCCTGATGGGAATCTCGGCGGATGTAGAATTAAGCGGATACCGGGTTTCGAGAGATATTATGAACATATGGAAGCTCTTTTTCTCGAAACTTCCCAGGAAAACCGGCCCATCACGGTTTTATGGATGTTGTCGTATGGAAGGAAAAACGAAAATACATGAGGGTGAGGTCTTTAATTACTTTGCCGGGGTGGATACAAATGAGGTCTCCGACCCTCCAAACCTGTATACCGAGAAAACCATTCCCCCTCACCGTTACGCGGTGTTTACCTATCACGGCCCAGTACGACGAATACGGGATGCCCATAAGTTTATTTATGCCAACTGGCTGCCCTCTTCTAATGCTCAGATTGCCGACGATTTTAGTTTTGAATGTTATACCAAAGAATCCCGCCCTAAGGAGCTGGATTCCTACTCAGAAATCTGGGTTCCTGTTACCTGCCATGAGGCATCTATGCTTCACGGGTAG